One window of the Archangium primigenium genome contains the following:
- the ligD gene encoding DNA ligase D: MTTSRRSRPAARKRLGTYREKRDFSRTSEPSADAPATPGGGVFVVHKHDATRLHYDLRLEIDGVLVSWAIPKGPSYDPADKRLAVQTEDHPLAYATFEGRIADGNYGAGDSLLWESGTFDTVPPGEASAQLARGRLHVALHGQKLEGEWHLIRTRPSGKKAQWLCFKAKDGTERADHDVTVERPESVKSGQRVTQGPQRRTRRATRASPPAAQRRSTQARSPSALLEHVGAPMLATLAQVEATDAADWCFEVKYDGFRALAAVRAGKVALHSRGGHDLSERFPALVQALAALGDHEVVLDGEIVALDDAGRSRFQLLGKGHEERFVAFDLLWRDGEDLRGLPLEARREALERLLARVKPPVMLAERVEGTARQALAQARRHAWEGVMAKRVGSVYAPGRGEAWLKLKVQANQEVAIVGYTPMANDRPEIGALLVAVREDGAWRYAGKVGTGYSTEVRRDLLRRLSRDRVKRSPVKDAPLVRDALRHEQALWVKPRHVAQVAFTEWTEDGRLRHPSFQGLRQDKRPEDCVRERPRQAPVRPRAAARGPHRRTGSKSRPTKRAAGRTATARVQRAPTVELTHGERVLFPDRGYTKADVSAYFRDVAPLMVPVLAGRPLTLQQWPQGIQAPGFFRQDVEGTPDWMTTVALRHESRRVSHVVVDRPESLLWLANHSALTLHMWSSRVPHLEQPDWVVFDLDPGPRGTFEELIELTLGLRRYLERLELTSVPKTSGKRGLHVLVPLAPGHTYAQTRTFAHQVFEALAQEFPELATTERAKTRRGGRLYLDADQNAWGKTVVAPYALRPLPHAPVSTPLRWSEVTRRLDPTRFTLRTLRRRLDRVGDLFAPALSGRQSLPRP, translated from the coding sequence ATGACGACCTCGCGACGTTCTCGACCCGCCGCCCGGAAGCGTCTGGGCACCTATCGCGAGAAGCGGGACTTCTCGCGCACGAGTGAGCCTTCCGCGGACGCCCCCGCGACGCCCGGGGGTGGCGTCTTCGTGGTGCACAAGCACGACGCCACGCGCCTGCACTACGACCTGCGGCTGGAGATCGACGGGGTGCTCGTGAGCTGGGCCATTCCCAAGGGCCCGAGCTACGACCCGGCGGACAAGCGGCTCGCGGTCCAGACGGAGGACCATCCGCTGGCCTACGCCACCTTCGAGGGGCGCATCGCCGATGGCAACTACGGCGCGGGCGACTCGCTCCTGTGGGAGTCGGGCACCTTCGACACGGTGCCGCCGGGCGAGGCCTCGGCCCAGCTCGCGCGCGGCCGGCTGCACGTGGCCCTGCACGGCCAGAAGCTCGAGGGCGAGTGGCACCTCATCCGCACGCGGCCCTCGGGCAAGAAGGCCCAGTGGCTGTGCTTCAAGGCCAAGGATGGCACCGAGCGCGCCGACCATGACGTCACCGTCGAGCGGCCCGAGTCCGTGAAGTCCGGTCAGCGCGTCACCCAGGGGCCCCAGCGCCGCACCCGGCGCGCCACGCGGGCCTCGCCCCCGGCCGCCCAGCGGCGGAGCACCCAGGCCCGCTCGCCCTCGGCCCTGCTCGAGCACGTGGGCGCGCCCATGCTGGCCACGCTCGCCCAGGTGGAGGCCACGGACGCGGCGGACTGGTGCTTCGAGGTGAAGTACGACGGCTTCCGCGCGCTCGCGGCCGTGCGCGCGGGGAAGGTGGCCCTGCACTCGCGCGGCGGTCATGACCTGTCCGAGCGCTTTCCCGCCCTCGTCCAGGCGCTCGCCGCGCTGGGCGACCACGAGGTGGTGCTGGACGGGGAGATCGTCGCGCTGGATGACGCGGGCCGCTCGCGCTTCCAACTGCTGGGCAAGGGGCACGAGGAGCGCTTCGTGGCCTTCGATCTGCTCTGGCGGGACGGCGAGGACCTGCGCGGCCTGCCGCTGGAGGCGCGGCGCGAGGCCCTGGAGCGGCTGCTCGCGCGGGTGAAGCCGCCCGTCATGCTCGCCGAGCGGGTGGAGGGCACCGCGCGCCAGGCGCTCGCCCAGGCCCGGCGCCACGCGTGGGAAGGCGTGATGGCCAAGCGTGTGGGCAGCGTCTACGCGCCGGGTCGGGGCGAGGCGTGGCTCAAACTCAAGGTCCAGGCCAACCAGGAGGTGGCCATCGTGGGCTACACCCCCATGGCCAACGATCGGCCGGAGATCGGCGCGCTGCTGGTGGCCGTGCGCGAGGACGGGGCCTGGCGCTACGCGGGCAAGGTGGGCACGGGGTACTCCACCGAGGTGCGGCGCGACCTGCTGCGGCGCCTGTCGCGCGATCGGGTGAAGCGCTCGCCGGTGAAGGACGCACCGCTGGTGCGCGACGCCCTGCGCCATGAGCAGGCGCTCTGGGTGAAGCCCCGCCACGTGGCCCAAGTGGCCTTCACCGAGTGGACGGAGGACGGACGGCTGCGCCACCCGTCCTTCCAGGGCCTGCGCCAGGACAAGCGCCCGGAGGACTGCGTGCGCGAGCGGCCCCGGCAAGCGCCCGTGCGCCCGCGCGCGGCCGCGCGCGGGCCCCACCGGCGCACGGGGAGCAAGTCCCGGCCGACGAAGCGGGCCGCGGGCCGGACCGCCACCGCGCGTGTCCAGCGCGCGCCCACCGTCGAGCTCACCCACGGGGAGCGGGTGCTGTTTCCCGACCGGGGCTACACCAAGGCGGACGTGTCCGCGTACTTCCGGGACGTGGCGCCCCTGATGGTGCCGGTGCTCGCCGGGCGGCCGCTCACCCTGCAGCAGTGGCCCCAGGGCATCCAGGCGCCCGGCTTCTTCCGTCAGGACGTGGAGGGGACGCCGGACTGGATGACCACGGTGGCGCTGCGCCACGAGTCGCGCCGCGTGTCCCACGTGGTGGTGGACCGTCCCGAGTCCCTGCTGTGGCTGGCCAACCACTCCGCGCTCACCCTCCACATGTGGTCGAGCCGCGTTCCCCACCTCGAGCAGCCAGACTGGGTGGTCTTCGACCTGGACCCTGGACCCAGGGGCACCTTCGAGGAGCTGATCGAACTGACGCTGGGGCTGCGGCGCTACCTGGAGCGGCTGGAGCTGACGAGCGTGCCCAAGACGTCCGGCAAGCGCGGCCTGCACGTGCTGGTGCCCCTGGCGCCCGGTCACACCTACGCCCAGACGCGGACCTTCGCCCACCAGGTGTTCGAGGCCCTCGCCCAGGAATTCCCGGAGCTGGCCACCACCGAGCGCGCCAAGACGCGGCGCGGCGGACGGCTCTACCTGGACGCGGATCAGAACGCCTGGGGCAAGACGGTGGTGGCGCCCTACGCCCTGCGTCCCCTGCCGCATGCCCCCGTGTCCACCCCCCTGCGCTGGTCCGAGGTGACGCGCCGCCTGGACCCCACGCGCTTCACGCTCCGCACGCTCCGCCGGCGCCTGGATCGGGTGGGGGACCTGTTCGCACCCGCGCTGAGCGGGCGACAATCGCTCCCTCGCCCGTGA
- a CDS encoding phospholipase D-like domain-containing protein produces MPREPRPPASSPRWNAQVSTALLARYYLPPAHSPLQGNACELLRDGTEVYPAMLHAIRCARRYVHLETYMFLSDAVGELFGEALAEAAGRGVHVKVLYDALGSWSSRAEFFESLRARGVDIRPFKPFRSLTRGLGFLLRRDHRKILSVDGEVAFIGGVNIAVHWAPRGHGGECWRDDVLRVEGPAVHELERRFVATWRMAFQDRFRSWREGRRLRKQLRRRPVGGVQGDMGLAVLSNRRSIHRAYVHAISRARRSVLVAAAYFVPDRKLVAALRDAALRGVEVRLLLNSRGDHPWIMNATRAFYEKLLGAGVRIFEWEQCVLHSKTAVVDGAWGTIGSFNLERLSFFFNHEANAVFTDPRLGRQMEEGIRRDCEDCREVDLATFRRRPLWRKVLERVLYVFRRVI; encoded by the coding sequence GTGCCGCGCGAGCCGCGTCCGCCTGCCTCCTCGCCCCGGTGGAACGCCCAGGTCTCCACGGCCTTGCTGGCGCGCTACTACCTGCCCCCCGCGCACTCGCCGCTCCAGGGCAACGCCTGTGAGCTGTTGCGCGATGGGACCGAGGTCTACCCCGCCATGCTGCACGCCATCCGGTGCGCGCGGCGCTACGTCCACCTCGAGACGTACATGTTCCTGTCCGACGCGGTGGGGGAGCTGTTCGGCGAGGCGCTGGCGGAGGCGGCCGGGCGCGGCGTGCACGTGAAGGTGCTCTACGACGCGCTGGGCTCCTGGTCGAGCCGGGCCGAGTTCTTCGAGTCGCTGCGCGCGCGGGGCGTGGACATCCGCCCCTTCAAGCCCTTTCGCAGCCTCACCCGGGGCCTGGGCTTCCTCTTGCGGCGCGACCACCGGAAGATCCTCTCCGTGGACGGCGAGGTGGCCTTCATCGGGGGCGTGAACATCGCCGTGCACTGGGCGCCCCGGGGGCACGGGGGCGAGTGCTGGCGGGACGACGTGCTGCGCGTGGAGGGCCCCGCGGTGCACGAGCTGGAGCGCCGCTTCGTGGCCACCTGGCGCATGGCCTTCCAGGACCGCTTCCGCTCCTGGCGCGAGGGCCGCCGACTGCGCAAGCAGCTGCGCCGCCGTCCGGTGGGCGGGGTGCAGGGCGACATGGGGCTGGCGGTGCTGTCCAACCGCCGCAGCATCCACCGCGCCTACGTGCACGCCATCTCCCGGGCGCGCCGCAGCGTGCTGGTGGCGGCCGCCTACTTCGTGCCGGACCGCAAGCTCGTGGCGGCGCTGCGCGACGCGGCCCTGCGCGGCGTGGAGGTGCGCCTCCTGCTCAACTCCCGCGGCGACCACCCGTGGATCATGAACGCCACGCGCGCCTTCTACGAGAAGCTGCTCGGCGCGGGGGTGCGCATCTTCGAGTGGGAGCAGTGCGTGCTGCACTCCAAGACGGCCGTGGTGGACGGGGCCTGGGGCACCATCGGCTCGTTCAACCTCGAGCGCCTCTCCTTCTTCTTCAACCACGAGGCCAACGCCGTCTTCACCGATCCGCGCCTCGGCCGGCAGATGGAGGAGGGCATCCGCCGCGACTGCGAGGACTGCCGCGAGGTGGACCTCGCCACGTTCCGCCGCCGGCCGCTCTGGCGCAAGGTGCTCGAGCGCGTGCTGTACGTCTTCCGCCGGGTCATCTAG